TTGAGTGCGTTCATTTAACTCCATTACCTCTTCTTTAATCTTCACAATTTCCTGGATGCCACCCTGCAAAATACTCCTTCCCATCGCCACCATCCTTTCTTTAGTTTCCGCTTTTTCACCTCAAGTTTCCATCTTGTGAAAACCCTGCTCATTGATCAGCCCTTTGAAAGACGACATCACGTAGTGCCGGCCATATCTCCTCCGTAGCGAAGCTTCTTTGCCAACCAGCTACACCAGCCAGTTCCAGTTCATGAACCAAATTCGCCCGAATCGAAAGGGTTTCAGCGTTTTCAATCCAGATTTTCACAACGTCTTCCTCATCAATAAAGGAGGCATAATATAATTTTGCTTCTTCATCCCATATAGGCGTAAGTTCATTATTTTCGATAAAGTTTGCCTGTGCCTGCATTCCAATCGCTGTTGATCGATTCACCATCCGATTGGCTCTTTCCGTGGAAGGCCGCTCTCTCCAGACACGAGTATAAAAAGGAAGTCCTAATACCAATCTTTCTGAATCTACCACTTTTGCCAGTTCCTCCATCCCCCGCCTCACCCAAGGGTAAGAAGCCACCGGACCACTGATTGGACTGGAGGCCCAATGTTCATCGTAGGTCATAATGACTAAATAATCCACAATCTTTCCTAAATAAGCATGATCGTAACATTTTGACCAATTATCACTGCCACCCATGATGGTAACGTCCATCGACAGGATTAAATCGTGCTGTCTCATTTCCCAGGCCATTTCGTTAACAAAATGAGTTAGTCGATCTCGATCAGCTTTATAAACATTTTCAAAGTCCAGGTTAATTCCTTCATATCCCTTGGTAAGTGCTTCACTGATCATGTAGTCAATGAAATTTTTTCGAGCTTCGGCACTTTTAAGAAATTCATGGGTTCGGTCAATATCAAATTCATTGGAAACCAATGCCCAGATTTGAAACCCATTTTCTCTGGCCCAACGAATATACTGATCTGATGCCATGGAAGAAACACTTCCTTCCTCATCCGTCAACGCATACCAGGTAGGCGATACCACGTTCACTCCCGGCATTTCCGGCAAGGTATCCACATTAGGATTTCGGCTATATACAGCTTCCCACACCAGCATCAGGGGTTCTTCCAGTGGTGGCTTCCATTCCGGTAATCTGGCGTTTTGTAAGGTCTCCATGGACGCAAGGCGGTTCTCTGTTTCCCGAATGACCCCAAGGGTGCCTTTTTCCGTCACAATGGTAATATAATCTCCCTCTGTCTCGTAGGCCAGCGCCCGTCCACCAGAGGATTTTTCCAGAATGCGGGCAGGTTCCCGAAAGGTGCGCCACTTAAGGTATGGTTCCAGAGATAAGACCCTGCTCCGATAAACATTCATTTTCTCTTCATTCTCAAAAACAAGCTGCCCAGAATCTAATTGCAATGCCTGGTAAGGGAGATAATCGTTCATGAAAATCACATGACCGCTGGTTGTTCCTTCTTTTCTCCGAAGGCCTAAGTCATCAAAAATATCCAAATTCTTCAGGTCTTCGTAAGGTAAGAATGTACTTTCTTCCAGGTGAACTGGTGTTATGGTTGCTTCCTGAAGGGTACCATTAACGGTGATTTCACCTGTATCAGCAACGGTTATAAAAGCATCTGGACCCACCAGATTGGTTTGGCCTATTCCTTCATCATAATGATGGGTATACAGAGAATCCCGAAGCCAAAAAACATTAAAGTATGTTTTTCCTGTTTCGCCTTTTAGGGTTAACAGTTCTTCCGTATGAGGCTCTATCTGAACCCCTTTTTTGCCCAGATACATGACCTGAGGCGATCTCTCGTAAATTTCATAGGCGCCCAAAAGCGGCAGAGACTGTGCCCATCTACGAAGCCGTAAATTCAGTTCCAGGTTAATACTTAATACAGTCGTTACAACTAAAATCAATGCTACCAATACCAGCATCGTTGTTTTCATCCATTTTTTCATCGCTGTTCTTTTCCATCCTTCCCATTTGAAATGTGATCCTACGGGTT
Above is a window of Tindallia californiensis DNA encoding:
- a CDS encoding glycosyl hydrolase family 18 protein, coding for MKKWMKTTMLVLVALILVVTTVLSINLELNLRLRRWAQSLPLLGAYEIYERSPQVMYLGKKGVQIEPHTEELLTLKGETGKTYFNVFWLRDSLYTHHYDEGIGQTNLVGPDAFITVADTGEITVNGTLQEATITPVHLEESTFLPYEDLKNLDIFDDLGLRRKEGTTSGHVIFMNDYLPYQALQLDSGQLVFENEEKMNVYRSRVLSLEPYLKWRTFREPARILEKSSGGRALAYETEGDYITIVTEKGTLGVIRETENRLASMETLQNARLPEWKPPLEEPLMLVWEAVYSRNPNVDTLPEMPGVNVVSPTWYALTDEEGSVSSMASDQYIRWARENGFQIWALVSNEFDIDRTHEFLKSAEARKNFIDYMISEALTKGYEGINLDFENVYKADRDRLTHFVNEMAWEMRQHDLILSMDVTIMGGSDNWSKCYDHAYLGKIVDYLVIMTYDEHWASSPISGPVASYPWVRRGMEELAKVVDSERLVLGLPFYTRVWRERPSTERANRMVNRSTAIGMQAQANFIENNELTPIWDEEAKLYYASFIDEEDVVKIWIENAETLSIRANLVHELELAGVAGWQRSFATEEIWPALRDVVFQRADQ